From the Lampris incognitus isolate fLamInc1 chromosome 10, fLamInc1.hap2, whole genome shotgun sequence genome, one window contains:
- the map2k4a gene encoding dual specificity mitogen-activated protein kinase kinase 4a isoform X1: MEIKHTTMATFSPNNSTTSAGGHNSSSGGGAGAAAQQQQQQQSQAQHVTTMSSMQESNTCWRCQSETGFQINLSGAPPSKRKALKLNFANPPIKSTTRFTLNTAGPPFQNPHIERLRTHSIESSGKLKISPEQHWDFTAEDLKDLGEIGRGAYGSVNKMVHKPSNQIMAVKRIRSTVDEKEQKQLLMDLDVVMRSSDCPYIVQFYGALFREGDCWICMELMSTSFDKFYKYVYCSLDDVIPEEILGKITLATVNALNHLKENLKIIHRDIKPSNILLDRNGNIKLCDFGISGQLVDSIAKTRDAGCRPYMAPERIDPSASRQGYDVRSDVWSLGITLYELATGRFPYPKWNSVFDQLTQVVKGDPPQLSNSEERRFSPKFITFVNLCLTKDESKRPKYKELLKHPFIQMYEKRSVDVAGYVCRILDQMPSSPGSPMYVD; the protein is encoded by the exons ATGGAAATCAAACACACAACAATGGCGACTTTCAGTCCCAACAACTCGACAACATCCGCCGGCGGCCAcaacagcagcagcggcggcggtgCAGGAGCCGcggcgcagcagcagcagcagcagcagtcccaGGCTCAGCACGTCACCACCATGAGCAGCATGCAGG AATCCAACACCTgctggagatgtcagagtgaaacAG GGTTTCAGATAAACCTGTCTGGAGCGCCCCCAA GCAAACGCAAAGCCCTGAAGCTTAACTTTGCCAACCCTCCAATCAAATCCACCACTAGATTCACACTGAATACAGCGGGTCCTCCATTCCAGAACCCTCACAT AGAAAGGCTGAGGACACACAGTATCGAGTCATCAGGGAAGTTGAAAATATCCCCTGAGCAGCATTGGGACTTCACAGCCGAGGATCTCAAAGATCTGGGCGAAATCGGGCGAGGGGCTTACGGCTCTGTCAATAAGATGGTGCACAAGCCAAGCAACCAGATCATGGCTGTCAAG AGAATTAGATCAACGGTTGATGAGAAGGAACAAAAGCAGCTGTTAATGGACTTGGACGTGGTCATGAGAAGTAGTGACTGTCCCTACATCGTACAGTTCTATGGTGCCCTTTTCAGAGAG GGCGACTGTTGGATATGTATGGAACTTATGTCTACCTCGTTTGACAAATTCTACAAATATGTATATTGCTCATTAGATGACGTGATTCCAGAGGAAATATTAGGCAAAATAACATTAGCT ACTGTGAACGCACTTAACCACTTAAAGGAAAACTTGAAAATAATACACAGAG ATATCAAGCCATCGAACATCCTCCTGGACAGAAATGGCAACATAAAGTTGTGTGACTTTGGCATCAGTGGTCAGTTGGTTGACTCAATCGCCAAAACCAGGGATGCAGGTTGCAGACCATACATGGcg CCTGAGAGAATAGACCCCAGCGCTTCCAGGCAAGGCTATGATGTTCGGTCAGATGTATGGAGTTTGGGAATCACACTG tatgAGCTGGCCACCGGGCGGTTTCCCTACCCAAAGTGGAACAGTGTGTTTGACCAGTTGACGCAGGTGGTTAAAGGAGACCCTCCACAGCTCAGCAACTCAGAAGAGCGGCGGTTCTCTCCCAAGTTCATCACCTTTGTCAATCTGTG CCTTACAAAGGATGAGTCAAAAAGGCCAAAGTACAAAGAGCTGCTG AAACACCCATTCATTCAGATGTACGAGAAGCGCTCTGTTGATGTCGCCGGTTATGTCTGCAGGATCCTGGATCAGATGCCATCCTCTCCCGGCTCACCCATGTATGTGGACTGA
- the map2k4a gene encoding dual specificity mitogen-activated protein kinase kinase 4a isoform X2 has product MEIKHTTMATFSPNNSTTSAGGHNSSSGGGAGAAAQQQQQQQSQAQHVTTMSSMQESNTCWRCQSETGKRKALKLNFANPPIKSTTRFTLNTAGPPFQNPHIERLRTHSIESSGKLKISPEQHWDFTAEDLKDLGEIGRGAYGSVNKMVHKPSNQIMAVKRIRSTVDEKEQKQLLMDLDVVMRSSDCPYIVQFYGALFREGDCWICMELMSTSFDKFYKYVYCSLDDVIPEEILGKITLATVNALNHLKENLKIIHRDIKPSNILLDRNGNIKLCDFGISGQLVDSIAKTRDAGCRPYMAPERIDPSASRQGYDVRSDVWSLGITLYELATGRFPYPKWNSVFDQLTQVVKGDPPQLSNSEERRFSPKFITFVNLCLTKDESKRPKYKELLKHPFIQMYEKRSVDVAGYVCRILDQMPSSPGSPMYVD; this is encoded by the exons ATGGAAATCAAACACACAACAATGGCGACTTTCAGTCCCAACAACTCGACAACATCCGCCGGCGGCCAcaacagcagcagcggcggcggtgCAGGAGCCGcggcgcagcagcagcagcagcagcagtcccaGGCTCAGCACGTCACCACCATGAGCAGCATGCAGG AATCCAACACCTgctggagatgtcagagtgaaacAG GCAAACGCAAAGCCCTGAAGCTTAACTTTGCCAACCCTCCAATCAAATCCACCACTAGATTCACACTGAATACAGCGGGTCCTCCATTCCAGAACCCTCACAT AGAAAGGCTGAGGACACACAGTATCGAGTCATCAGGGAAGTTGAAAATATCCCCTGAGCAGCATTGGGACTTCACAGCCGAGGATCTCAAAGATCTGGGCGAAATCGGGCGAGGGGCTTACGGCTCTGTCAATAAGATGGTGCACAAGCCAAGCAACCAGATCATGGCTGTCAAG AGAATTAGATCAACGGTTGATGAGAAGGAACAAAAGCAGCTGTTAATGGACTTGGACGTGGTCATGAGAAGTAGTGACTGTCCCTACATCGTACAGTTCTATGGTGCCCTTTTCAGAGAG GGCGACTGTTGGATATGTATGGAACTTATGTCTACCTCGTTTGACAAATTCTACAAATATGTATATTGCTCATTAGATGACGTGATTCCAGAGGAAATATTAGGCAAAATAACATTAGCT ACTGTGAACGCACTTAACCACTTAAAGGAAAACTTGAAAATAATACACAGAG ATATCAAGCCATCGAACATCCTCCTGGACAGAAATGGCAACATAAAGTTGTGTGACTTTGGCATCAGTGGTCAGTTGGTTGACTCAATCGCCAAAACCAGGGATGCAGGTTGCAGACCATACATGGcg CCTGAGAGAATAGACCCCAGCGCTTCCAGGCAAGGCTATGATGTTCGGTCAGATGTATGGAGTTTGGGAATCACACTG tatgAGCTGGCCACCGGGCGGTTTCCCTACCCAAAGTGGAACAGTGTGTTTGACCAGTTGACGCAGGTGGTTAAAGGAGACCCTCCACAGCTCAGCAACTCAGAAGAGCGGCGGTTCTCTCCCAAGTTCATCACCTTTGTCAATCTGTG CCTTACAAAGGATGAGTCAAAAAGGCCAAAGTACAAAGAGCTGCTG AAACACCCATTCATTCAGATGTACGAGAAGCGCTCTGTTGATGTCGCCGGTTATGTCTGCAGGATCCTGGATCAGATGCCATCCTCTCCCGGCTCACCCATGTATGTGGACTGA